The following proteins are encoded in a genomic region of Drosophila miranda strain MSH22 chromosome 4, D.miranda_PacBio2.1, whole genome shotgun sequence:
- the LOC108162823 gene encoding hyphally regulated cell wall protein 3 isoform X2 yields MKEIDTETTVVWPAWCYSGNAPTDILQQKPAKATTAIVGGRSATQPTATHDHDRHFGSSSSAAATLSASSTSSSSKRKHLERLASDLRSQLLSEPFSSGPGSAAKMLSERSLLLSGYGAAIESTAKKLSEAATAGGGGNSNQATTPSHSTATATSSASSTSSSPAATTAAAAAAAYAALYLEKVKNEKMSPMSHLDGHKEGLHMDATPMVSIHNNNNNNTINNNNSSSSISGSGNSIGGSGSGSSTLGSHQSSQQQQQQHLSLGVKRERLSPGSNSSHNGDIAVGAFARSRSATPSSSSFRGGGGNGGGVSPNQQQQQQQQQRLSPPSAQTTTHMPLHNLSTNLLNTIQQHQQQQHRNNNSSSIGGSGNINSSGSGTSNSNSNNVNQGSGAGSGSGSNAASSSNTNATDFSTRNYSDIMRCLAAKYNNTNPNDNHATRRNSYYDSNSTGTSGAAAAAGAGASGVASSATQQSSSSGSSTAKSGNTNSSGSGSGSGSGSSNTINSPTNASNANAASKKLSPSAAASAAAVSLPKETKVSVSAGGGGGGGAGAGTSGSSVGSSVASVGPLPPPAAAQSPTEQAKSQMAAVVAAASVSPFMSSFLPFSSGIFPPLIDMSSTQALMTLMRAVKDAQIQEILRCKPQHPQHSQHPRSSSNASSPSASAAGTPRSTLNAALQQAAQFVTPAFIYSAQLQQQQQQQQQQQQQQQQQQQQQSHHASRQSSPRSTTETSTSVAPVGGGGGGVGGAGGSSIASAAPLDLSSQPPAAKRFKPEPEGLLGKTRRASSTATTATTATTASSTPSPPLLDQSEEISNANANAGTGTGQGTGTGTGTGASGAGGGPRQCQAQSEEVNSWSVDDVCGFVGGIDICAEYVQIAPSGG; encoded by the exons GTAACGCACCCACCGACATACTGCAGCAGAAGCCAGCCAAGGCCACAACAGCGATTGTGGGTGGTCGCAGTGCAACGCAACCCACGGCGACCCACGACCACGACCGTCATTTTGGCTCCTCCTCGTCGGCGGCGGCCACCTTGAGCGCCAGCTCCACCTCCAGCTCAAGCAAGCGGAAACATCTGGAGCGTCTGGCCAGCGATCTGCGGTCCCAGCTCCTCTCCGAACCGTTCTCCTCCGGCCCAGGCTCTGCAGCGAAGATGCTCAGCGAACGATCGCTGCTGCTGAGCGGTTACGGGGCGGCCATCGAGAGCACCGCCAAGAAGCTGAGCGAAGCAGCCACCGCGGGGGGTGGCGGCAACTCCAACCAGGCCACCACGCCCAGCCACagcactgccacagccacctCCTCGGCCTCGTCCACGTCCTCCAGTCCGGCGGCCACgacggctgcggctgcggcggcCGCCTATGCCGCCCTCTATCTGGAGAAGGTCAAGAACGAGAAGATGTCGCCCATGTCGCATCTGGATGGCCACAAGGAAGGTCTCCACATGGATGCCACGCCCATGGTGTCCAttcacaataacaacaacaacaacaccatcaacaacaacaacagcagcagcagcatcagtggcagtggcaacagCATCGGCGGAAGCGGAAGCGGAAGCAGCACCCTTGGCAGCCATCAATCGagtcagcagcaacagcagcagcacctgagcctcgGCGTGAAGAGAGAACGCCTCAGTcccggcagcaacagcagccacaaTGGCGACATAGCCGTCGGAGCATTTGCCAG ATCTCGCAGCGCCACGCCCTCCTCATCATCGTTtcgcggtggcggtggcaacGGTGGTGGTGTCTCACCcaaccagcagcaacaacagcaacagcaacaaagaTTGAGTCCGCCGAGTGCTCAGACCACGACACACATGCCGCTCCACAATTTGTCTACAAATTTGCTGAATACCATacaacagcaccagcagcagcagcatcggaacaacaacagcagcagcatcggtggcagtggcaacatcaacagcagcggcagcggcacaagcaacagcaacagcaacaatgtGAACCAAGGAAGTGGTGCAGGAAGTGGCTCGGGCAGCAACGCCGCATCGAGTTCCAATACAAATGCCACGGATTTCTCCACCCGCAACTATTCGGACATTATGCGGTGTCTGGCGGCCAAATACAATAACACCAATCCCAATGA CAACCATGCAACAAGACGCAATTCCTATTACGACAGCAACAGCACGGGCACCtcgggagcagcagcagcagcaggagcaggagcatcGGGAGTCGCCTCCAGTGCCACacagcaaagcagcagcagtggcagctcCACCGCAAAGTCGGGCAACACCAATAGCAGTGgtagcggcagtggcagtggcagcggcagcagcaacaccatcAACAGCCCCACCAATGCCAGCAATGCGAACGCGGCCAGCAAGAAGCTCTCGCCCTCGGCGGCTGCGTCGGCGGCTGCTGTCAGTCTGCCCAAGGAGACCAAAGTGAGTGTGTCcgctggaggaggaggaggaggaggagcaggagcgggCACCTCTGGCTCGAGCGTGGGCTCGTCGGTGGCCAGTGTCGGGCCGTTGCCACCGCCAGCCGCAGCCCAGTCGCCCACAGAGCAGGCCAAGAGCCAAATGGCCGCTGTGGTGGCGGCCGCCAGTGTTTCGCCGTTTATGTCCAGCTTTTTGCCCTTCTCGTCGGGCATTTTTCCGCCGCTGATAGACATGAGCAGCACCCAGGCTCTGATGACGCTG ATGCGTGCTGTCAAAGATGCCCAAATCCAGGAAATTCTGCGCTGCAAGCCACAGCATCCGCAGCATTCACAGCATCCACGTTCCAGTTCCAATGCCTCGTCGCCCAGTGCCAGTGCAGCGGGCACGCCACGTTCCACTCTGAATGCCGCGCTCCAGCAGGCGGCTCAATTTGTTACACCCGCTTTCATCTACTCGGcccagctgcaacagcaacagcagcaacagcagcagcagcaacagcagcagcaacagcaacagcagcaacaatcgCATCACGCTTCGCGGCAGTCTAGTCCACGTTCCACAACAGAGACTTCGACTTCGGTGGCGCCCgtcggtggtggtggtggtggtgttggtggtgCTGGTGGCTCATCGATTGCGTCGGCGGCGCCATTAGACTTGAGCTCCCAACCGCCAGCCGCGAAGCGCTTTAAGCCCGAGCCCGAGGGCCTGCTAGGGAAGACGCGTCGTGCCAGCTCAACGGCCACCACGGCCACGACAGCGACAACAGCCTCATCCACACCATCCCCGCCACTTCTGGACCAGTCCGAGGAGATCAGTAATGCCAACGCCAACGCAGGAACAGGCACAGGCCagggcacaggcacaggcacaggcacaggagCCTCTGGTGCGGGCGGTGGCCCGCGTCAGTGTCAGGCGCAGAGCGAGGAGGTGAACTCCTGGTCCGTGGACGATGTGTGCGGCTTTGTGGGTGGAATTGATATATGCGCCGAATATGTTCAG